GTGTTCGTATGCTTCATTGTATCAAAATGATAGGTCAGGCCAACTTCTTCCGCTTGTTTAGCCAAATTTTCATTTGACTGTTTCGCTTTCTCAACACTCATATTATACTTTCCTGCTAGCAACTCATGAATATTTTTATCAGGGTTTTTTTCTGCGTTGGGATCAAGTTCATAGCTTTTATATGTGATTGCAACCTTATCTTTATTTGAAAATTGTTCCAATGCTATCTCCAATCTGCGTTTACCGATGTAGCAAAAAGGACAAACAAAATCTGAATAGACGTCAATTTTCATAACTAACACCTCATTTCTGTTTGTAATTGTAGCATAACATCAACGTTAATCAATACCAATGTGCTTATACAGTCAGTGCAAACCCCTATTCTTATCAACATATTTGCCATAATCAGGGATGGCAACTTTCCCGAAGTTTTCTACCAGCTCTTCTAGTCCATTTATCAATTCCTCATCTTCCATTGTCGGTCCATGCCCTGATACAATTAAGCTTGGCTTTAATGCGGCGAGTTTTTTCACCGAATCCCAAGCAGCATCCCAATCAGTGGTCAGGTATCGCGGTGGCCCATTTAATTCCGGACTCTGCATTAACACGTTATAAAACGAATCCTGTTTGACAGTAATACATGCATCACCAGATATTAAGGCTGTATCCTCCTCACGGAAAAAAGATACGTGGCCGGGTGAATGGCCAGGTGTATGAATCCACTTCCAATCCTCAAGCCCCGGGACACTGCCATCAGCAGGCAATGCTTGTACAGAATTCCCAAGATCAATTGGTTCGTTCGGAAATAACCTTGATGCTTTCGCAACTAGGCCACCCTCGACAGTTGGATCTGGTTCAGGATATGACTTTTCACCAGTTAAAAACGGAATCTCCAACTCATGTGCAAAAACCGGCACCTCCCATTCTTCCACTAAATCCATCAGGCCGCCAACATGATCAAAATGTCCATGTGTCAGGATAATTGCAGCTGGCTTGCTCTCACGTCCAAAGCGGTCAACAGCAACTGACTTAATTTCAGAAGCTGCTTTTGGCATCCCCGCATCAATCAGAATCCAATCACCAATTCCCGGGGTTCCAATGAAGCATATATTAACAATTTGATCTGTATAGTAATAGACATCGTTTCGGACCTGAATTCCTGTTCCGCTTGTAATAGAAGTCATCGGCATAAAGCGCAGCAAACTATTTTCTGTACTGTTTTCATTTGGCTGTTTATCCATTCGTGAATCCTCCTTTTTCCATAGTATTTGTTGGAAGAAGGATATTAATCATAAAAAGTCGTAAATCCGTAACCAGTGAAGTTTGTTATCACACTTGTGTAAAATACAAGCTACTTCTTGCCTAATACAAGCTGAATTTCTTGATTTACTGTCCAGTCCTGGCTAAATACTAGCCACGTCACGAAATACGAGCTCTCTCCTGCCAAATACATGCCGCTTCCCTTGATTTACCGTCCGACCTAGCTAAACGAGCCAAATCAACAGAATACAAGCCGCAGGAAAGTACATTAAAAAACAGCCCCTCTGTCTATCCGAGGGGCTCACCAACTAATAAGATTCCTTCTCTTGAACTGAACCATTTTGGTTATAAATTGTTAGTTTTGTTCCTTTATTCCTAGCAATTTCTCGCGCTCTTTTTATTGCTTCATCCTTCTTCTCGAAAACATCACTGGCTTGTTTGGCGTTAGTTGATTGAACCGCCCAGCCTTCTTCATGTGAAACGACCTGCTCGCCTTCTTCTAATCGTTCCGGATTGCTATCATATTTCTTGCCTGCATCTGAACGCTTAGTCGGTTTTCCGCTGCTTTCATATTCATCAATCTCTTTCTTACTAGCGTTATCATACCATTCCTTTGCCTGGCTTGTTGCAATTGGTATTGCACGGTCCTCGCTATAACCTTCATCAATCATCGAATTCGTTATATCTATTGCTTTTTTGCGTACAACCTCATCCAAATTTTTAAATGAGGATGGATAATCCTCTAAAGTCCAAGGCATTAGTAAAGCCCTCCTCCAATCCGTGTTTTATGTACAATACCCAATGTTAGCCAAATTAAACAATGCCTACGTATCCCTGTGACGTTCCACCGCATCGGAAGAATAAATCCCGATATCCATCCTGCCGTTTACTGATTTAGCCCGAATGAGAATTGGCTGGTTGAACATATTCTTAA
This Virgibacillus phasianinus DNA region includes the following protein-coding sequences:
- a CDS encoding MBL fold metallo-hydrolase, which codes for MDKQPNENSTENSLLRFMPMTSITSGTGIQVRNDVYYYTDQIVNICFIGTPGIGDWILIDAGMPKAASEIKSVAVDRFGRESKPAAIILTHGHFDHVGGLMDLVEEWEVPVFAHELEIPFLTGEKSYPEPDPTVEGGLVAKASRLFPNEPIDLGNSVQALPADGSVPGLEDWKWIHTPGHSPGHVSFFREEDTALISGDACITVKQDSFYNVLMQSPELNGPPRYLTTDWDAAWDSVKKLAALKPSLIVSGHGPTMEDEELINGLEELVENFGKVAIPDYGKYVDKNRGLH
- a CDS encoding DUF2188 domain-containing protein, coding for MPWTLEDYPSSFKNLDEVVRKKAIDITNSMIDEGYSEDRAIPIATSQAKEWYDNASKKEIDEYESSGKPTKRSDAGKKYDSNPERLEEGEQVVSHEEGWAVQSTNAKQASDVFEKKDEAIKRAREIARNKGTKLTIYNQNGSVQEKESY